From a single Apium graveolens cultivar Ventura chromosome 2, ASM990537v1, whole genome shotgun sequence genomic region:
- the LOC141689116 gene encoding uncharacterized protein LOC141689116 — MVLPIFKIYHIIVYTSFEHYVVYLFSITVTASVNSAFAQLSMIPMLNGTNYVMWKENVEIVLGCMDLDLALRKEQPVPTTDDLKMDEIEKWERSNRMCLVIMKRTIPTGFRGSIAESTSAKKFLSDIEQYFAKNEKAETSNLLSKLVTMKYKGKRNIREYIIEMSNLAGKLKELKLELLNELLAHLVLISLPPQFGHFVVSYNMQKEKWTLNELISHCVQEEERVL; from the coding sequence ATGGTGTTGccaatatttaaaatttatcacATTATTGTATATACTAGTTTTGAGCATTATGTTGTCTATTTGTTTTCTATTACAGTTACTGCTTCTGTTAATTCTGCTTTTGCTCAATTGAGCATGATTCCAATGTTGAATGGGACAAACTATGTCATGTGGAAAGAGAATGTTGAAATCGTTCTTGGGTGTATGGATCTTGACCTTGCGCTAAGGAAAGAGCAACCAGTTCCCACTACGGATGATCTCAAAATGGATGAAATTGAGAAATGGGAACGCTCTAATCGCATGTGTCTGGTGATCATGAAGCGAACGATTCCAACTGGCTTTCGGGGCTCTATTGCTGAGAGCACAAGTGCCAAGAAGTTCCTCTCTGATATTGAGCAATATTTTGCTAAGAATGAGAAAGCGGAAACGAGTAATCTTCTGTCAAAACTCGTGACCATGAAGTATAAAGGAAAGAGGAACATAAGGGAGTACATCATTGAAATGTCTAATCTTGCTGGCAAACTCAAGGAACTCAAGTTAGAACTTTTGAATGAGTTACTTGCTCATTTGGTTCTTATTTCTCTGCCTCCTCAGTTTGGACACTTTGTGGTGAGTTATAATATGCAAAAGGAAAAATGGACTCTTAATGAGCTCATTTCACACTGTGTGCAAGAGGAAGAGAGGGTTTTGTGA